A section of the Parasteatoda tepidariorum isolate YZ-2023 chromosome 6, CAS_Ptep_4.0, whole genome shotgun sequence genome encodes:
- the LOC107456438 gene encoding cuticle protein 16.5 → MMLKACILLVVAALAVAAPAKSKSDDLEASEGRHVPTYSASYGSPIAYAAPAPKYGGAQVTSYSRRGSYAHGSDFAKPSIYGSSYKAEPSIRAPAYSAEPSYHGSLHGYASAPSVYPAAPSVAYGAYGPQTNAYSAHSQIQSQDPSYDAAKDPVSQYAAYIPAKEYAKGQSIGNELSIYGY, encoded by the exons ATGATGCTCAAAGCG TGCATCCTACTTGTTGTTGCAGCTCTAGCTGTAGCCGCACCAGCCAAATCCAAATCTGACGATTTGGAAGCATCTGAAGGACGTCACGTTCCTACTTACAGCGCTTCTTATGGATCACCCATTGCTTACGCTGCACCAGCGCCCAAATATGGCGGCGCTCAAGTAACATCATACAGCAGACGAGGTTCTTATGCTCACGGAAGTGACTTTGCCAAACCCAGCATCTATGGATCTAGCTACAAAGCTGAACCATCAATAAGAGCACCAGCTTACAGCGCTGAACCATCCTATCATGGATCTTTACACGGATATGCCAGTGCACCATCTGTCTACCCAGCTGCTCCCTCAGTTGCCTATGGTGCCTATGGACCTCAAACCAACGCCTATTCTGCCCACTCTCAGATTCAATCCCAGGATCCAAGCTATGATGCAGCTAAGGATCCAGTAAGCCAGTATGCTGCTTACATTCCAGCTAAGGAATATGCTAAAGGTCAATCTATTGGAAACGAATTGAGCATCTATGGATACTAA